The proteins below are encoded in one region of Colletotrichum lupini chromosome 5, complete sequence:
- a CDS encoding oxidoreductase, with product MSSKYASSHLSPQGPGDARPTALQIIKDEGVEDKLSDKVVLITGCSSGLGVETARALLVTGATLYLAVRNPAKAKAALGDMSQNDRVHLLTLDLNDLTSVRACAADFATKSKILNILINNAGVMATPEGKTSDGFETQFGTNYVAHFLFFQLLKPILVASSTPEFPSRLVNVSSSLHRACEVQFDNFNWTGNYDPWKAYGQSKTALVWMANEVERRYGSQHLHAFSLHPGGILSGLQQHVPVELKEAWGRNEALAKHWKSAEQGAATTVWATVSKDLEGRGGKYLEDCQIIGAWDPATGDAGSGYATWAYDQEKAERLWSLGLKLVGLPDAE from the coding sequence ATGTCTTCAAAGTACGCCTCTTCCCATCTTTCTCCTCAAGGTCCTGGGGATGCTCGTCCTACAGCCCTTCAAATCATCAAAGACGAGGGTGTTGAAGACAAGCTCTCTGACAAGGTTGTCCTCATCACTGGCTGTTCCTCCGGCCTAGGAGTTGAGACGGCGCGTGCGCTGTTGGTGACAGGTGCAACATTGTACCTGGCGGTTCGCAATCCCGCCAAGGCGAAAGCTGCCTTGGGCGACATGTCCCAGAACGACCGAGTCCATCTCTTGACGCTTGACCTGAATGATCTCACGAGCGTCAGGGCCTGCGCCGCAGACTTCGCGACAAAGAGCAAGATCTTGAACATCCTCATCAACAACGCGGGTGTTATGGCGACACCTGAGGGCAAGACTTCCGATGGGTTCGAGACCCAGTTTGGCACCAACTATGTCGCCCACTTCCTCTTCTTTCAACTCCTCAAACCTATTCTTGTTGCCTCCTCGACTCCAGAATTCCCTTCGCGGCTAGTCAACGTCTCTTCAAGCTTGCATAGAGCCTGCGAGGTCCAATTTGACAATTTTAATTGGACTGGAAACTACGACCCCTGGAAGGCTTATGGCCAGAGCAAGACTGCTCTTGTATGGATGGCCAACGAGGTGGAACGCCGATATGGATCTCAACACCTCCATGCCTTCAGTCTCCACCCAGGGGGCATCTTGAGCGGTCTTCAGCAACATGTCCCTGTCGAACTGAAGGAGGCATGGGGGAGGAATGAGGCCCTCGCCAAGCATTGGAAGAGCGCTGAGCAGGGAGCCGCGACTACTGTGTGGGCGACGGTCAGCAAGGACTTGGAGGGCCGGGGTGGTAAGTATCTTGAGGACTGCCAAATCATTGGTGCATGGGATCCCGCAACTGGTGATGCTGGCTCGGGATACGCTACGTGGGCGTACGACCAGGAGAAAGCTGAGAGGCTGTGGTCATTGGGTCTCAAGCTTGTCGGGCTACCAGATGCCGAGTAA
- a CDS encoding cyanide hydratase, giving the protein MPITKYKAAAVTSEPGWFDLEGGVQKTINFINEAGQAGCKLVAFPEVWIPGYPYWMWKVTYLQSLPMLKKYRENSLRVDSEEMRRIRRAARDNQIFVSMGFAELDHATLYLAQVFIDPTGAIINHRRKIKPTHVEKLVYGDGSGDTFMSVSETEIGRVGQLNCWENMNPFLKSLNVSQGEQVHVAGWPIYPGVQRQVSPDPATNYADTASELVTPAYAIETGTWVLAPFQRLSVEGLKKNTPEGVEPETDPSDYNGHARIYKPDGSLAVPKPDKDFDGLMFVDIDLNETHLTKVLADFAGHYMRPDLIRLLVDTRRKELVTEADPQGGIASYSTYHRLGLDRPLDSKPELHERDEQETAKRISKEPAAKPVKKL; this is encoded by the exons ATGCCTATCACCAAGTACAAGGCCGCCGCCGTCACCTCCGAGCCCGGT TGGTTCGACCTTGAGGGTGGTGTTCAGAAGACCATCAACTTCATCAACGAGGCTGGCCAGGCCGGCTGCAAGCTTGTTGCCTTCCCCGAAGTTT GGATCCCCGGTTACCCCTACTGGATGTGGAAGGTCACCTACCTTCAGTCCCTCCCCATGCTCAAGAAGTACCGCGAGAACTCCCTCCGCGTCGACTCTGAGGAGATGCGCCGTATCCGCCGCGCCGCCCGCGATAACCAGATCTTCGTCTCCATGGGCTTCGCCGAGCTTGACCATGCCACCCTCTACCTCGCCCAGGTCTTCATCGACCCCACCGGCGCTATCATCAACCACCGCCGCAAGATCAAACCCACCCACGTTGAGAAGCTCGTCTACGGTGATGGCTCCGGCGACACCTTCATGTCCGTCTCAGAGACCGAGATCGGCCGCGTCGGCCAGCTCAACTGCTGGGAGAACATGAACCCCTTCCTCAAGTCCCTCAACGTCTCCCAGGGCGAGCAGGTTCACGTCGCCGGATGGCCCATCTACCCCGGCGTCCAGCGCCAGGTGTCCCCTGACCCGGCCACCAACTACGCCGACACAGCCTCCGAGCTCGTCACCCCGGCCTATGCCATCGAGACCGGCACCTGGGTCCTCGCTCCCTTCCAGCGCCTCTCCGTCGAGGGTCTCAAGAAGAACACCCCCGAGGGCGTCGAGCCCGAGACCGACCCCTCCGACTACAACGGCCACGCCCGCATCTACAAGCCCGACGGCAGCCTGGCTGTCCCCAAGCCCGACAAGGACTTTGACGGTCTCATGTTCGTCGACATTGACCTCAACGAGACCCACCTCACCAAGGTCCTCGCCGATTTCGCCGGCCACTACATGCGCCCCGACCTCATCCGCCTCCTGGTCGACACCCGCCGCAAGGAGCTCGTCACCGAGGCCGACCCCCAGGGCGGCATCGCTTCCTATAGCACCTACCACCGCCTCGGCCTGGACCGCCCCCTGGACTCCAAGCCTGAGCTGCACGAGCGCGACGAGCAGGAGACTGCCAAGCGCATCTCCAAGGAGCCTGCCGCTAAGCCTGTCAAGAAGCTCTAA
- a CDS encoding FAD binding domain-containing protein, whose translation MAESIETEYRLIKHRRRVSVIAAKARQFARDGIKYRVHHKTTNSTRPSTRQADEIIDISGLDHVITVDPRRRRAAVEPNVSIATLVTATLKHGLIPAVVPEFPGITVGGAFSGTALESSSFRYGHFEKSVASLEVILGNGNIVTASPVENSDLFSGLAGSCDITLPGNTVAAFLDWVNNNLGIYPVWICPVRVIPDSRNRERCHNINVNVRLWGPKTIHGPDDVPGRDSPEAFERFIRDNKMIEQATRDLGGTKVVYGDNYYTEEEFWRIYDKEFYDDLRDKWGAAGLPSLWDKLGNPNPTYKEQPSRSKAIMKVLLKRDYLLKK comes from the exons ATGGCCGAATCCATCGAGACGGAGTATCGCTTGATCAAGCATCGCCGGCGCGTCAGCGTCATCGCCGCCAAGGCTAGACAATTCGCTCGCGACGGAATAAAATATCGCGTTCATCACAAGACGACCAACAGCACCCGGCCCAGCACCCGACAGGCGGATGAGATCATCGACATCAGTGGGCTGGATCATGTCATCACTGTCGACCCTCGCCGGCGCCGCGCGGCCGTGGAACCAAATGTATCAATAGCGACTCTCGTCACGGCCACGCTCAAGCACGGCCTCATTCCTGCCGTTGTCCCTGAGTTCCCTGGCATCACCGTGGGCGGCGCCTTTTCCGGCACTGCGCTCGAGAGTTCTTCATTCCGCTATGGTCACTTTGAAAAGTCTGTCGCTTCTCTCGAGGTCATCCTTGGAAACGGCAACATCGTCACCGCCTCGCCCGTCGAGAACTCGGACCTCTTTAGTGGTCTCGCTGGCTCTTGTG ATATTACGCTGCCGGGAAACACCGTTGCGGCCTTCCTCGACTGGGTCAACAACAACTTGGGGATTTATCCTGTCTGGATCTGCCCCGTAAGAGTCATTCCCGACAGTCGCAACCGTGAACGTTGCCACAATATCAATGTCAATGTACGATTGTGGGGTCCCAAGACCATCCACGGGCCTGATGACGTTCCAGGTCGCGACAGCCCCGAGGCCTTTGAGCGATTCATCCGGGATAACAAGATGATTGAGCAGGCTACTCGCGATCTCGGCGGTACCAAGGTGGTTTACGGCGACAACTACTACACGGAAGAGGAATTCTGGCGAATTTACGACAAGGAGTTTTACGATGATCTCCGCGACAAGTGGGGTGCTGCCGGCCTTCCCAGCCTCTGGGACAAGCTCGGCAACCCGAACCCGACCTACAAGGAACAGCCTTCTCGCTCCAAGGCTATCATGAAAGTTCTCCTGAAGCGCGACTATCTCCTCAAGAAGTGA